The Alphaproteobacteria bacterium genome contains a region encoding:
- a CDS encoding amino acid ABC transporter permease, translating into MSDALKQSLDLSVFWEYRAILWQGLIFNALVFLCAACVALSVGLGSALLRMNRFLPARVVGTLHVELLRNAPDYIMLVWVHFVLPLLIGLVIRRRVEFHPFVSAVIALGFVYSGYFAEAFRAGIQAIPQGNLDAGRAFGMSEGLILLRITLPQVVRRILPEALNLFISLFKATTIVSLIAVPDLMYNVSMVIQQEMRPLPLYTGAALTYFLIIFALSTTARAFSERWRQKILA; encoded by the coding sequence TTGTCGGACGCCCTGAAGCAGTCGCTCGACCTCTCCGTGTTCTGGGAGTATCGCGCGATACTTTGGCAGGGATTGATTTTCAACGCTTTGGTCTTCCTGTGCGCGGCCTGCGTCGCGCTATCGGTTGGGCTGGGCTCCGCGCTGTTGCGCATGAACCGCTTCCTGCCGGCGCGTGTCGTCGGCACGCTTCATGTGGAGCTGCTCCGCAACGCACCCGACTACATCATGCTGGTGTGGGTGCATTTCGTGTTGCCGCTGCTGATCGGCCTCGTGATCCGCCGGCGCGTTGAATTCCACCCCTTCGTCTCGGCCGTGATCGCACTCGGCTTCGTCTACAGCGGCTATTTCGCCGAAGCCTTCCGCGCCGGGATTCAGGCGATCCCGCAGGGAAATCTCGATGCGGGCCGCGCGTTCGGCATGTCGGAGGGCCTCATCCTCTTGCGCATCACGCTGCCGCAGGTGGTGCGGCGCATCTTGCCCGAGGCGCTCAACCTGTTCATTTCGCTGTTCAAGGCGACGACGATCGTCTCGCTGATCGCCGTACCGGACCTCATGTACAACGTCTCGATGGTGATCCAGCAGGAGATGCGGCCGCTGCCGCTCTATACCGGCGCGGCGCTCACTTACTTCCTGATCATCTTCGCGCTCTCGACCACCGCGCGCGCGTTCAGCGAGCGCTGGCGGCAAAAGATTCTGGCGTGA
- a CDS encoding ABC transporter permease yields MSIASAPALSARAVVPVASKTRRWLRRYGLPVLGALVILAWIIVALSAPALSPYNPATVDVTARLRPPSSLHWLGTDVLGRDVFTRLVYGTRVSLTTGIVVVLVGAIIGTLVGGIAAYVRGRLEELIMRLTDLVLCFPPIILAMAIAAALGIGTTNTIIAMLVVWWPKFARLARSLVLVQRTQEYVEAAVVMGLSPARIFMRHILPNSIGPLIVLVTLDVGNAIITFAGLSFLGLGVIPPTPEWGSMVSEGRELIEQWWVATFPGAAILTVVLGFNFLGDGIRDWLDPRSRRR; encoded by the coding sequence ATGAGTATCGCAAGCGCGCCAGCGCTATCCGCCCGAGCAGTTGTGCCGGTCGCGTCGAAAACGCGGCGCTGGCTGCGCCGTTACGGGCTGCCGGTGCTGGGCGCGCTCGTCATCCTGGCCTGGATCATTGTTGCGCTGAGTGCGCCGGCGCTTTCGCCCTACAATCCGGCGACCGTCGATGTCACGGCGCGGCTGCGGCCGCCATCGTCCCTACACTGGCTCGGGACCGACGTGCTTGGGCGCGACGTCTTTACCCGTTTGGTCTACGGCACGCGCGTCTCGCTCACCACCGGCATCGTCGTCGTGCTGGTCGGCGCCATCATCGGCACGCTGGTCGGCGGCATCGCCGCCTATGTGCGCGGACGGCTCGAAGAGCTGATCATGCGCCTCACCGACCTGGTGCTCTGCTTCCCGCCGATCATCCTCGCGATGGCGATCGCGGCGGCGCTGGGCATCGGCACGACGAATACCATCATCGCCATGCTGGTCGTGTGGTGGCCGAAATTTGCCCGCCTCGCGCGCAGCCTCGTGCTGGTGCAACGCACGCAGGAATATGTCGAGGCCGCGGTCGTGATGGGGCTTAGTCCCGCGCGCATTTTCATGCGTCATATCCTGCCCAATTCGATCGGGCCGCTGATCGTGCTGGTGACGCTCGACGTCGGCAACGCCATCATCACGTTCGCCGGGTTGTCGTTCCTCGGTCTCGGCGTCATTCCACCGACGCCCGAGTGGGGCTCGATGGTGTCGGAAGGCCGCGAATTGATCGAGCAATGGTGGGTCGCGACGTTTCCGGGTGCTGCGATCCTGACCGTCGTGCTGGGCTTCAATTTTCTCGGCGACGGCATCCGCGACTGGCTCGATCCGCGGTCGCGCAGGCGATGA
- a CDS encoding amino acid ABC transporter permease: MGNWERLVWNQRDVLFAGFAVTIEVCAIAFLAAIAGGLALCLIRLYVAPLRWVALVLIEFFRDTPIFVQLMWVAYVWPEVFGFPNDFFTAGWLALALQSSGYLAETFRAGIEGVPRGQREAAFSAGMSPVQTFRRVVMPQVALSSAPSIVNQFTVIVKSSTLISVITVPDLMSQSQKLVNVWYEPIEILTATAALYIGFVFLISLAGKLIADRLRRRFGLAAS; this comes from the coding sequence ATGGGCAATTGGGAGCGCCTCGTCTGGAACCAGCGCGACGTGCTCTTTGCGGGTTTCGCGGTTACGATCGAAGTCTGCGCCATCGCGTTTCTCGCCGCGATCGCCGGCGGGCTCGCGCTCTGTCTCATCCGCCTTTACGTCGCGCCGCTGCGATGGGTGGCGCTCGTGCTGATCGAGTTCTTCCGCGACACGCCGATCTTCGTGCAGCTGATGTGGGTCGCATATGTGTGGCCCGAGGTGTTCGGCTTTCCCAACGACTTCTTCACCGCGGGGTGGCTCGCGCTCGCGCTCCAATCGAGCGGCTACCTGGCGGAAACCTTTCGCGCCGGCATCGAGGGCGTGCCACGCGGGCAGCGCGAGGCGGCGTTTTCGGCCGGCATGTCGCCGGTTCAGACGTTCAGGCGCGTGGTCATGCCGCAAGTCGCACTCAGCTCCGCGCCCTCGATCGTAAACCAGTTCACCGTGATCGTGAAATCGTCCACCTTGATTTCCGTGATCACGGTGCCTGATCTGATGTCGCAATCGCAGAAGCTGGTGAACGTCTGGTACGAGCCGATCGAGATCCTGACCGCGACGGCCGCGCTCTATATTGGATTTGTGTTTCTGATCTCGCTGGCCGGGAAACTGATCGCGGACAGGCTGCGCCGGCGTTTCGGACTGGCGGCGTCCTGA
- a CDS encoding DSD1 family PLP-dependent enzyme gives MNPPPAEIGAAVEDIDTPALVVDLDALDRNIAKMAEFARTAGVRVRPHAKTHKSAAIALRQIAQGAVGQCVQKVGEAEALVRGGVKDVLVSNQVVGERKLRRLAALARDATVALCFDSAEQVDAASRVAKDFGVELGALVEIEVGMERCGVQPGRPAAVLARRIADAPNLKFRGLQAYHGRAQHLPTYQQRAQAIASAIDAVHETLDALKAENLTCETIAGAGTGTFQFESESGVYNELQVGSYVFMDTDYAKIGNKDGGLYTAFEHSLFVLASVLSTPAPDRAIVDAGLKSYSGEKGPPWVHMLEDVQLTNMSDEHGKLVLGPKAKKIKVGEKVWLIPGHCDPTVNLHDWYVGVRNGRVEALWPISARGASA, from the coding sequence ATGAACCCCCCGCCCGCCGAAATTGGCGCCGCCGTCGAAGACATCGACACGCCGGCGCTCGTCGTCGATCTCGACGCGCTCGATCGCAACATTGCGAAAATGGCCGAGTTCGCGCGCACGGCCGGCGTGCGCGTGCGGCCGCACGCCAAGACCCACAAGTCGGCGGCCATCGCGCTGCGCCAGATCGCGCAAGGTGCGGTCGGCCAATGCGTGCAGAAGGTCGGAGAGGCCGAGGCGCTGGTGCGCGGCGGCGTGAAGGACGTTCTGGTCAGCAATCAGGTTGTCGGAGAGCGCAAGTTGCGCCGTCTCGCAGCGCTCGCAAGGGATGCAACGGTCGCGCTGTGCTTCGACTCGGCAGAACAAGTCGATGCGGCCTCCCGCGTCGCGAAGGACTTCGGCGTCGAGTTGGGTGCGCTGGTCGAGATCGAGGTCGGCATGGAGCGCTGCGGCGTCCAGCCGGGCAGGCCGGCCGCGGTACTCGCTCGCCGTATCGCCGACGCGCCGAACCTGAAATTCCGCGGGTTGCAGGCCTATCACGGCCGCGCCCAGCACTTGCCGACGTATCAGCAACGCGCGCAGGCGATCGCCTCAGCGATCGATGCGGTGCACGAGACGCTCGATGCCCTGAAAGCCGAGAACCTTACCTGCGAGACTATCGCGGGCGCCGGCACCGGCACGTTCCAGTTCGAGAGCGAGAGCGGCGTCTACAACGAGTTGCAGGTTGGCTCGTATGTTTTCATGGACACCGATTACGCCAAGATCGGCAACAAGGATGGCGGTCTTTACACCGCGTTCGAGCACAGCCTGTTCGTGCTCGCCTCCGTGCTCAGTACGCCGGCGCCCGATCGCGCCATCGTTGACGCCGGCCTCAAATCCTACAGCGGCGAGAAGGGCCCGCCTTGGGTGCATATGCTCGAGGACGTACAACTTACCAATATGTCGGACGAGCACGGCAAGCTGGTGCTGGGGCCGAAGGCAAAGAAAATCAAGGTCGGCGAAAAGGTCTGGCTCATCCCGGGCCACTGCGACCCGACGGTCAATCTGCACGACTGGTATGTCGGTGTCCGGAACGGCCGCGTGGAAGCGCTGTGGCCTATCAGCGCGCGTGGGGCGAGCGCGTAA
- a CDS encoding ABC transporter ATP-binding protein yields MDTRSRLASARTPAAAGTAVLDVRDLQTQFFTDAGIVRAVDGVTFSVAAGETLGIVGESGSGKSVTALSLMRLLDEPARIVGGEVRFQGRDVLAMNPDELRALRGDGVAMVFQDPMTSLNPVLRIARQLVETMRAHGRFSEEQATTRAISLLGRMGITAPERAIDSYPHQFSGGMRQRVMLAMGFSNEPALLIADEPTTALDVTIQAQILDLIVELNRDFGAAIILISHALGVIANVCRRVIVMYAGEVVEEGPTEQVLADPRHPYTWALINAVPRIDRHLPGTRRLTTIEGAPPDSLAMPSGCRFAARCPFRIAKCDEHPALVDLAPGRKARCWVTQSGEPLPPPATAQAAAVSSSPAPAPSTTAIAEPLLKVRGLVKHFPLPRDGLFGAKKVVRAVDGVDLDVAAGETVGVVGESGCGKSTFARLVVRIHEPTAGSIRFAGEEIAEAPASAIRPLRRRMQMVFQDPYASLNPRMTVGDILSEPIRFHGLTDSPRATAQRVEELLAAVGLNPKMAIRYPHEFSGGQRQRISIARALALKPEFIIADEPISSLDVNIQAQIINLLIDLQERFRLTYLFIAHDLAVVRHISDRIAVFYLGKVMEIAPAEDLFTASLHPYTRYLISAVPIPDADAERKRARLPLAGEPPSAIDPPSGCCFRTRCPIAKPICAEVVPPLAAQRSGHLAACHFPGQF; encoded by the coding sequence GTGGACACGCGATCCCGGCTCGCGAGCGCTCGCACTCCCGCCGCGGCGGGCACGGCTGTGCTCGACGTGCGCGACCTGCAGACGCAGTTCTTCACCGATGCCGGCATCGTGCGCGCCGTCGACGGCGTCACGTTCTCCGTCGCGGCCGGCGAGACGCTTGGGATCGTGGGCGAGTCCGGCTCGGGCAAGAGCGTCACGGCGCTGTCGCTGATGCGGCTTTTGGACGAGCCCGCCCGGATCGTCGGGGGCGAGGTGCGGTTTCAGGGGCGCGACGTGCTCGCGATGAACCCGGACGAATTGCGCGCGCTGCGCGGCGATGGCGTTGCGATGGTGTTCCAGGATCCGATGACGTCGCTCAATCCGGTGCTGCGAATCGCGCGTCAGCTGGTTGAGACGATGCGGGCGCATGGCCGCTTCAGCGAAGAACAGGCGACGACGCGCGCGATCTCGCTGCTCGGCCGCATGGGGATCACGGCGCCAGAGCGCGCGATCGATTCATATCCGCACCAGTTTTCCGGCGGCATGCGCCAGCGTGTCATGCTCGCCATGGGCTTTTCCAACGAGCCCGCACTGCTCATCGCCGACGAGCCGACGACTGCCCTCGACGTCACCATCCAGGCGCAGATCCTCGACCTGATCGTGGAGCTCAACCGCGATTTCGGCGCGGCGATCATTCTGATCAGCCATGCGCTTGGCGTCATCGCGAACGTGTGCCGGCGCGTCATCGTGATGTATGCCGGCGAGGTGGTGGAGGAAGGGCCGACCGAGCAGGTGCTTGCCGACCCGCGCCACCCGTATACGTGGGCGTTGATCAATGCGGTGCCACGCATCGACCGGCACCTTCCGGGCACACGGCGGCTGACCACGATCGAAGGCGCGCCGCCCGACTCGCTCGCGATGCCGTCGGGATGCCGTTTTGCGGCCCGCTGCCCGTTCCGCATTGCCAAATGCGACGAGCACCCGGCGCTGGTTGACCTGGCGCCGGGACGCAAGGCGCGCTGTTGGGTGACGCAATCGGGAGAACCGTTACCACCGCCTGCAACGGCACAGGCGGCAGCGGTTTCCAGCTCACCCGCGCCGGCCCCGTCCACAACCGCAATTGCAGAACCGCTGTTGAAAGTGCGCGGCCTCGTGAAGCACTTCCCGTTGCCGCGTGATGGTCTCTTTGGCGCGAAGAAAGTGGTTCGCGCCGTCGACGGCGTCGATCTCGACGTGGCAGCGGGAGAGACCGTCGGCGTCGTTGGTGAATCCGGCTGCGGCAAGTCGACCTTTGCGCGGCTCGTGGTGCGCATTCACGAACCGACAGCAGGATCGATCCGCTTCGCCGGCGAAGAGATCGCAGAGGCGCCGGCTTCCGCGATCCGGCCGCTGCGGCGGCGCATGCAGATGGTGTTCCAGGATCCTTACGCGTCGCTCAACCCGCGCATGACAGTGGGTGATATCCTGAGCGAGCCGATCCGCTTTCACGGCTTGACGGACTCGCCACGCGCGACCGCGCAGCGCGTCGAGGAGCTGCTCGCGGCCGTCGGCCTCAATCCGAAAATGGCGATCCGCTATCCGCATGAGTTTTCCGGCGGCCAGCGTCAGCGCATTTCGATTGCGCGCGCGCTCGCACTCAAGCCCGAGTTCATCATCGCCGACGAGCCGATTTCCTCTCTCGACGTGAATATCCAGGCACAGATCATCAATCTGCTGATCGATCTGCAGGAGCGATTTCGGCTGACTTACCTCTTCATCGCGCACGATCTCGCGGTCGTCCGCCATATCTCGGACCGCATCGCGGTATTCTATCTCGGCAAGGTCATGGAGATTGCGCCTGCGGAAGATTTGTTCACGGCGTCGCTCCATCCGTACACGCGTTATCTGATCTCGGCCGTGCCGATACCCGATGCGGACGCGGAGCGAAAACGCGCGCGTCTTCCACTTGCCGGCGAGCCGCCGAGCGCGATCGATCCGCCGTCCGGTTGCTGCTTTCGCACGCGCTGTCCGATCGCAAAACCTATTTGCGCGGAAGTCGTGCCGCCGCTCGCAGCGCAGCGCAGCGGCCACCTCGCAGCGTGTCATTTCCCGGGACAATTCTGA
- a CDS encoding ABC transporter permease, translating into MSRYILSRLVLAVVMALLATLVIFLLANTVPGDPVLAQLGDLAASNKEFVAEWRAKWGLDLPLWQRYVIFLQQLFHGDLGISISSQRPVLQDIRDFAPATLELASIAFVLSLVVGIPLGIMAAVRRDSWIDHLARLISLIGVSSPTFWLAFIMLALFYGGLQIAPGPGRIDAIALPPTSVTGLYLIDSALAGDWDTFRDAAAHLVLPSIVLAAATLGLITRTTRASMLESMQQDYVRVARAKGIRERRIVIGHILPNALIPVVTLGGLAYANLLTGAVLTETIFSWPGLGRYTFRSAVTLDFPAIMGITLIVAVVYLVINLLIDISYALLDPRVVR; encoded by the coding sequence GTGTCGCGTTACATCCTGTCCCGGCTCGTGCTCGCGGTGGTGATGGCGCTGCTTGCGACACTCGTCATCTTTCTGCTGGCCAATACCGTACCCGGCGACCCGGTGTTGGCGCAGCTTGGCGATCTTGCGGCTTCCAACAAAGAGTTCGTCGCGGAATGGCGAGCCAAATGGGGCCTCGATCTGCCGCTGTGGCAGCGCTACGTGATCTTCCTTCAGCAGCTTTTCCACGGCGATCTCGGCATCTCGATCTCGTCGCAGCGGCCGGTGTTGCAGGACATCCGCGACTTCGCGCCCGCAACGCTGGAGCTCGCCAGCATTGCATTCGTGCTGTCGCTCGTCGTCGGCATCCCGCTCGGCATCATGGCGGCGGTGCGGCGCGATAGCTGGATCGACCATCTTGCGCGCCTGATCTCCCTCATCGGCGTCTCTTCGCCGACGTTCTGGCTCGCCTTCATCATGCTGGCTCTGTTCTATGGCGGCTTGCAGATCGCACCGGGACCGGGACGGATCGACGCCATCGCGCTGCCGCCCACGTCCGTCACCGGGCTCTATCTGATCGACAGCGCGCTTGCCGGCGACTGGGACACGTTCCGCGACGCGGCGGCGCATTTGGTGCTGCCGTCGATCGTGCTCGCGGCGGCGACGCTCGGGCTCATCACGCGGACCACGCGTGCGAGCATGCTCGAAAGCATGCAGCAGGATTATGTGCGCGTTGCACGCGCCAAGGGCATCCGCGAGCGCCGCATCGTGATCGGTCACATCCTGCCGAATGCGCTCATTCCCGTCGTGACGCTCGGCGGGCTCGCTTATGCCAATCTGCTGACGGGCGCGGTGCTGACCGAAACGATTTTTTCCTGGCCCGGCCTCGGCCGCTACACCTTCCGCAGCGCCGTGACGCTCGACTTTCCCGCCATCATGGGCATCACGCTGATCGTCGCGGTGGTCTATCTGGTCATCAATCTGCTGATCGACATCAGCTACGCGCTGCTCGACCCTCGGGTGGTGAGATGA
- a CDS encoding ABC transporter substrate-binding protein, whose product MTDKLGWIDRRRLLQLLGAGGGAIAAGLPSRVFAQARKNTLVLGIDISDTITLDPARLAQYTSPMTVSAAYDSLVTMKPGEYIKLAPSLATKWERTPDGKGWRFTLRDGVKFSTGNVMTAEDVKWSFDRVINLGDQPSQYIAHVDRVEIVDKSTIDIILKQPTEPLLTIIAAPEFVVLERKVAEANGASAAKDAKTADKAAQWINSNSCGTGAYRITAWERNQQIQLARNDHYWGGKPPYERIVIRHISDGAAQLLAVRRGDIDAAFNLIPEQIAALKSEPTVRLAPLASLDFVYMALTQEPEFNKALAVKEARQAIGYAIDYDGIVKSMLGGAALRPAHFLPIGVSGSTEEIARQIGFKQDLAKAKELLAKAGLKDGFEFEIAYGNAAVQGVTYQDLGLKIQSDVARVGIKVNLRPVDQVNLRTEYTTGKSRGGVLTFWNPPAVENQLWAAAVVQRVAKRVHWTPPDDIVKLVSQAATEPDPKKQADLWVEWQKKVVDQANHFILFQPVYQIAVRNAVKEFPLTAAGWMLDLHGVTPAG is encoded by the coding sequence ATGACGGACAAGCTTGGCTGGATTGATCGGCGGCGGCTGTTGCAGCTGCTCGGTGCCGGCGGTGGCGCAATTGCGGCCGGATTGCCGAGCCGCGTGTTTGCGCAAGCGCGCAAGAACACTCTAGTTCTCGGCATCGACATCAGCGACACGATCACGCTCGATCCCGCGCGGCTTGCCCAATACACCTCTCCGATGACGGTGTCGGCGGCTTACGACTCGCTCGTCACCATGAAGCCCGGCGAGTATATCAAGCTTGCGCCCTCGCTAGCGACCAAATGGGAGCGCACGCCGGACGGCAAGGGCTGGCGCTTCACGTTGCGCGACGGCGTCAAGTTCTCGACCGGCAACGTGATGACGGCTGAAGACGTGAAATGGTCTTTCGATCGCGTCATCAATCTCGGCGATCAGCCCTCGCAATACATCGCGCATGTCGACCGCGTGGAGATCGTCGACAAGTCCACTATCGACATCATCCTGAAGCAGCCGACGGAGCCGCTGCTCACGATCATCGCGGCGCCGGAATTCGTCGTGCTGGAGCGCAAGGTCGCGGAGGCGAACGGCGCGAGTGCCGCCAAGGATGCCAAGACCGCCGACAAGGCCGCTCAGTGGATCAACAGCAATTCCTGTGGCACCGGCGCCTACCGGATCACCGCATGGGAGCGCAACCAGCAAATCCAGCTCGCGCGCAACGATCACTACTGGGGCGGCAAGCCGCCCTACGAGCGCATCGTGATCCGGCATATCTCGGATGGTGCCGCGCAGCTTCTCGCCGTACGCCGTGGCGACATCGACGCGGCGTTCAACCTGATCCCGGAACAGATCGCCGCGCTCAAGAGCGAGCCGACCGTTCGCCTCGCTCCGCTGGCAAGCCTTGATTTCGTCTACATGGCGCTGACGCAAGAGCCCGAGTTCAACAAGGCACTCGCCGTGAAGGAAGCGCGCCAGGCGATCGGCTATGCGATCGACTACGACGGCATCGTCAAGTCGATGCTCGGCGGCGCCGCCCTTCGCCCGGCGCACTTTCTTCCCATCGGCGTCAGCGGCTCGACCGAGGAGATCGCACGTCAGATCGGATTCAAACAGGACCTCGCCAAGGCGAAGGAGCTGCTCGCCAAGGCCGGCTTGAAGGACGGTTTCGAATTCGAGATCGCTTACGGCAACGCCGCCGTGCAGGGCGTCACCTATCAGGACCTCGGCCTGAAGATTCAGTCCGACGTGGCGCGCGTCGGCATCAAGGTCAATCTGCGCCCGGTCGATCAGGTGAACCTGCGCACCGAATACACCACCGGCAAATCCAGGGGCGGCGTCCTCACCTTCTGGAATCCGCCGGCGGTGGAGAACCAGCTTTGGGCTGCGGCTGTGGTGCAGCGCGTCGCCAAGCGTGTGCACTGGACTCCGCCGGACGACATCGTGAAGCTCGTCTCGCAGGCCGCGACCGAGCCTGACCCGAAGAAGCAGGCGGACTTGTGGGTGGAATGGCAGAAGAAGGTAGTCGATCAAGCCAACCACTTCATCCTGTTCCAGCCGGTGTATCAGATCGCGGTGCGCAACGCCGTGAAGGAGTTCCCGCTGACCGCGGCCGGGTGGATGCTCGACCTGCACGGCGTGACGCCTGCCGGCTGA
- a CDS encoding DUF2877 domain-containing protein has translation MRVSNSEKQHRDTATRDHRSAGGPLVVVPILRSGVLARQFCERVVFANVEAVFERCLYLRSGDDFICIGDPEIGNGPMTLIGNLRVLPTLRSLAGQLSFVCDEHITIGDSVRFTFDHSELWRPLGWPKCASPERLIDICAGLISRAATGAPQEGIARYVASRIETPARQQPLTRVARPRITRFEHWLSDLVEGKHTPAAVSREAVQGLIGLGPGLTPSGDDFLVGVLSVLDALGESEPQTAMARAIVDALPGLTTSLSACFLRAAAAGHFGEHLHQAVSSVITGDVDAAIAIAAEIGHSSGWDIMAGILITLRIAAAVKVPQRLTPWAWS, from the coding sequence ATGAGGGTCAGCAACAGCGAAAAGCAACACCGGGACACGGCGACGCGCGATCACAGGTCGGCCGGCGGTCCGCTTGTCGTCGTCCCGATCCTCCGGTCAGGCGTTCTGGCGCGCCAATTCTGCGAACGCGTCGTGTTCGCGAATGTCGAAGCTGTTTTCGAACGCTGCCTCTATCTGCGTTCCGGCGACGATTTCATTTGTATCGGCGACCCCGAAATCGGCAATGGTCCGATGACGCTGATCGGAAATCTTCGAGTTTTGCCGACTCTCAGGTCCTTGGCGGGACAACTCTCGTTCGTGTGTGACGAGCATATCACGATCGGTGACTCGGTTCGGTTTACCTTCGATCACAGCGAACTTTGGCGCCCCCTGGGTTGGCCTAAGTGCGCGTCGCCTGAGCGCCTGATCGATATCTGCGCCGGTTTGATATCGCGTGCCGCAACCGGTGCGCCACAAGAAGGCATTGCACGCTACGTCGCCAGCAGAATTGAGACACCCGCGCGTCAGCAGCCGCTGACGCGCGTCGCTCGGCCGCGCATCACGCGTTTCGAACACTGGCTGTCAGACTTAGTTGAAGGCAAGCACACTCCGGCTGCTGTCTCCCGCGAGGCCGTTCAAGGCTTGATCGGGCTTGGCCCCGGGCTGACCCCATCGGGGGATGACTTTCTCGTCGGCGTACTGTCGGTTCTCGATGCTCTGGGTGAAAGTGAGCCGCAGACGGCGATGGCCCGTGCAATTGTGGACGCGTTGCCGGGATTGACGACCTCATTGAGCGCTTGTTTCTTGCGAGCGGCAGCGGCAGGGCACTTTGGCGAGCACCTTCACCAAGCCGTTTCATCGGTCATTACCGGAGACGTCGATGCGGCAATCGCAATCGCTGCAGAAATCGGTCACAGCTCCGGATGGGACATCATGGCCGGCATCTTGATCACGCTTCGGATTGCCGCCGCGGTGAAGGTGCCTCAGCGACTCACACCTTGGGCGTGGTCTTGA
- a CDS encoding transporter substrate-binding domain-containing protein produces MSDMVDDGKRDFLKQASLITAAAGVAGAAMMPSPALAQVLETGVRDDSVLAKCRKEGVLRVGYAQTGPWFYKDAKTGELNGVYKDVVEQLAKELQVKVEWKEVTFANATIALRKGDFDLFGSSLTYLVSRAIAVDFVGPYYSRGSLLLCHKDNADKFKTAADANKPDVTFSVTAGASEEPRIPLLFPARPKVITTTGQISLGAEPVRAKKADVWISGDVDVVLLAKRNDSWAHAIDPGNPLDRRPNTLAIRYGDPEWKSFMDFYGRYLTVNGEVERLLKHHVEKLGGA; encoded by the coding sequence ATGAGTGACATGGTCGACGACGGCAAGCGGGACTTTCTCAAGCAGGCATCGCTGATCACCGCGGCGGCCGGCGTAGCCGGCGCCGCGATGATGCCAAGCCCGGCGCTGGCGCAGGTGCTGGAAACCGGGGTGCGCGATGATTCGGTTCTCGCGAAGTGCCGCAAGGAAGGCGTGCTGCGCGTCGGCTACGCGCAGACCGGCCCATGGTTCTACAAGGACGCCAAGACCGGCGAGCTCAATGGCGTCTACAAGGACGTCGTCGAGCAACTCGCCAAGGAGCTTCAGGTCAAGGTCGAGTGGAAGGAAGTCACGTTCGCGAACGCCACCATCGCGTTGCGCAAGGGTGATTTCGACCTGTTCGGCTCGTCGCTGACCTATCTGGTTTCGCGCGCGATCGCGGTCGATTTCGTTGGGCCGTACTATTCAAGGGGCTCATTGCTCCTTTGCCACAAGGACAATGCCGACAAGTTCAAGACGGCCGCAGACGCGAACAAGCCCGACGTCACGTTCTCGGTGACGGCCGGCGCGAGCGAAGAGCCGCGGATTCCCCTGCTGTTTCCCGCGAGGCCAAAGGTCATCACCACAACCGGCCAGATCTCGCTCGGTGCGGAGCCGGTGCGAGCCAAGAAGGCCGACGTGTGGATCAGCGGCGACGTCGACGTGGTCCTGCTCGCGAAGCGGAACGATAGCTGGGCGCATGCGATCGATCCGGGCAATCCGCTTGACCGCCGGCCGAACACGCTCGCGATCCGCTACGGCGATCCGGAATGGAAGAGCTTCATGGACTTCTATGGCCGCTATCTCACCGTCAACGGGGAGGTCGAGCGGCTGCTCAAACATCACGTGGAGAAACTTGGCGGGGCGTGA
- a CDS encoding amino acid ABC transporter ATP-binding protein: protein MSDVPRIRIADVHKSYGPLEVLRGVSFDVHRGSVVSVIGASGSGKSTLLRCVNYLDPPNSGEIYIEGEPLGSRVDARGGRKPRSLTEINAMRRELGVVFQQFNLWPHMTVLGNVIEAPIRVRRIPRKEAIAYGEECLRRVRLIDKAHEYPARLSGGQQQRAAIARALAMRPKAMMFDEATSSLDPELTDEVLSVMRELAADGTTMIVVTHEMSFAREVSDRVIFLHAGTIEEEGPPAQIFDAPKSDRLRQFLSKYRK, encoded by the coding sequence ATGAGCGATGTCCCGCGCATTCGCATCGCCGACGTGCACAAGAGTTATGGACCCCTCGAGGTGCTTCGCGGGGTGTCGTTCGACGTGCATCGCGGCAGCGTGGTCAGCGTGATCGGCGCGAGCGGCTCGGGGAAGAGCACGCTCCTGCGCTGCGTGAACTATCTCGATCCGCCTAATTCGGGCGAGATCTACATCGAGGGCGAGCCGCTCGGCTCGCGCGTCGATGCGCGTGGCGGCCGCAAGCCGCGCTCGCTCACCGAGATCAACGCGATGCGGCGCGAACTGGGCGTCGTGTTCCAGCAATTCAATCTGTGGCCGCACATGACGGTGCTGGGCAACGTCATCGAAGCGCCGATCCGCGTGCGCAGGATTCCGCGCAAGGAAGCGATCGCGTATGGCGAGGAGTGCCTGCGGCGCGTGCGCCTGATCGACAAAGCGCACGAGTACCCGGCGCGGCTCTCCGGCGGCCAGCAGCAGCGCGCCGCAATCGCGCGCGCGCTCGCGATGCGGCCGAAGGCGATGATGTTCGACGAGGCGACGTCCTCGCTCGACCCGGAGCTGACCGACGAAGTCTTAAGCGTGATGCGCGAACTCGCCGCGGATGGCACCACGATGATCGTGGTGACGCATGAGATGAGCTTCGCGCGCGAGGTTTCGGATCGCGTGATTTTCCTCCATGCCGGGACGATCGAGGAGGAGGGGCCGCCCGCGCAGATATTCGACGCGCCGAAGTCCGACCGGCTGCGCCAGTTTCTCTCCAAATACCGCAAGTAG